The DNA region ATGTAGGCAATATACGGCATATTTCTCTGTAGTTAAATAGCAATAAGCTATTTAGATTTCAAATGCTgtctattttattacattattcaaacaataaatgtcattttggcgccgtttaatgtggagtgacagatttaTTGATCATCTCCTCCGCTTTAACTAGTTACAGCACGAAATAAACATAAACATCCGAAGGTACGTTAAAAGAAAGAGTATGAcatgtgttttaatgttttaaccacgcaaagatttaaaaaaataacagctACTAAACAATGTGACATAACACcatatttacctcagaaaaaaattaTCGGTGACCATAATATACAGGGACTCTAAATAGGAGAATTTGCTAAAGATATGCGCTAAACACattcattatatatttttactgttcctcaatatttaatttatgtttaaataaatctatcaggtttttatgacagccccctttaaatgtttatttaaaaaacgaACTGGAATAGAAATTTCAttatgtaattgtgactttattattataaaaatttaattgaGCGTTATTTAAGCATTTGTATACAAACCAGTTAATTTTAACCTTTGATATTGTAGTAATGTATTACCAACTGActttcatgtatattttacagcattagttgaaaATTTTGCATGAACTGTATCTgaaatatatccaaaataatcaattatTGAATCACAACCAATCTAAAATTGAATCAgattgcaagcttgtgaatcagaatgaAATCCAATCGTGAAATTTGTCTCAAAACCAAGCCCTAACGTTTAGACATATGCACTTTCATCAAATATCATCTCATGCGCATCAGCAAACAATGATATTCAAATCACAAAACAATGACTTTTATGAAACAGCAGTTTGAATCAGACTCCCACTCAGTCGGTTACTGAGACATTTTACGGTTATGTCTGATTCAAAATGAGCTAGGAAGTGTTGAAGTGGTACATATATTTTAGGTTCATGAGACTTAAATATCTAATTGATTGTAAATTTTAGCATTTATAAGTCTGCTGTATGAATGAATAATGGTATTCTATAACAAATCAACTAAAACAAATCATCCAAGACACTGAAGAACTGACTTCGATCGTCTAAAATCTTAAGATATTCACATTATGTCACATATGTCCTACCTATGTAGAAGCATTTACAAAGAAATGCACAAAAAAAGTCCCAAACAGTCATATAAATAGTTTTCAGGTGTTTATTTAAATCATGATCAGACCAACAAACACATCATGCATTTTTCTTATTCAAAGATCTTCTAAAAGAAAGAGAAAACATCTTTATctacatacatttttaaaatattgagtTTTTTAAAGCAATAgataacccaaaaatgaaagttctcaTCATTTACGTACCATCATGTCATTTCAAAACCATATGATTTACtttcctgttaaaaaaaaaaaaaaagcagggcgtcccgtgttcgaatcccgactcgaggacctttcccgatcccaccccctatctctctcccacttcgcttcctgtcattacTGATCTGTTCTATAACAATAAAggaatgccaaaaaataaatattaaaaaataaaaaagcaggtGGGACATTGTGttaaatatctccttttgtgttccacacagGAAAGAAATTAATACGGCATTAAAATGGCATGAGTATGTGATGacagagtttttatttttggttggACTTGATTACATTATCTGTGATGATCCTATATTTCTTCGGCCACGTGAAATGTAACATTTttcaacatattttatatatatatacaattacaTAAACATTCTAATTACTTAGAATTAACTACTAAGAGTTTCTGCATATAGGAATTGAGCCATTTCTGTCTTTCCATTGCTGTCAAAAGCTTACTCTTCTCTCTAAATGCAGCGTCATCTGCCACCACTATGTTTCTCTTCTGCTGGTGACCCACCCGTGAAGGCCAGTTGCCCGACCAGCCCTTCACCAGCTCCTCCTCCATCTGTGACTGGCTGAGCGGAAGCCAATCATCCCCCAACAGCTGTTCTGTCCCAGCCTTAGCTGCACCGAAATCTGGAGCGGTCAGCATCTGAATGCTCCAATCACGAAGTGAGATAGAGGGATACAGAACTTCCCACTGTTCACCTTTGGAGTCCTCTTGACCGATAGCAGGCAAGTGACTGTTTATGAGAAAGAGAAGCATCTAGTGAGCAATagctactgtaaaaaaaaaaatgtgtatgaaATTATAAACCTGAATATACAATGAAACCATGATTTACAACACCTAAAATTGGACTTAATCTATTAAATGATACAATCCTATCTCCAAAAACGACATGATCCAAAACAAATCCCGATCTAATAAGGTATCTGCATAGCACATAGCAGAACTGTTCTCTGTGAGACAAAATACTTCCATGTGAAATGTAATGTCTCTTGCTCAAATGGATTTGttggttttatgttttgaatacTGCAAATTTAAGGACTAGTTGCTAAGCAACCACACATGTCATCCATCCCATAATTACACAGAATGCAAATAACTACATACTCATCATGCATGCAAAGATTGGTGAGTTTTCACCAAAGGGATACAAGGCTATAGTTGTCCAAAGTAAGGAATAACAACTAAattcttattaataataataatatataatgagCAATTATACCTTTGCAGAGGTCGGAGTTGAGGTTGGGGAAATGCAGATGTCATCAGTGTCACACTCATCAGGATTAAGAACAACAGGGCAGGACGAGAAGGCAAGGATAAAGCCACCATCTACAGATCAAGATATAATATTAGTCAAATATTTCTGAACAGCTGGGAGAGATACATGCGCAACATTCAAAATGCATATTGAATGTAATTTACTCAGATATGAAGAATGCTGGGTATTGCTAGAAGATAGTTCTGACTACAGGCCACTTTGAAATTAAAGTCATACATCAGGCAATCAGAAGTATATTTCAAACGTCTAAATAAATTATTCACAATCTTTCACTTCTTACATTATACAGCGGTATTTTAGAACAGAGTAAAATGGTACATATTAATAGCTacatcattttatatttttaaaatacaagaCAGAGTTCAATTGATTTATCATAAAAATGATGTcagtttttagttattttttgctttctgtCTTTTCTCTATTTAAAAACATCTAAAACGATAGCAATATAAATGCAAATataatcaaaattattttattatattcattCATTTGCAATTATAAAACTAAAtagtgaaattaaaattaaaatctataGTACCTTAGTGGAGTAGTTTTTCCTCTTGGCTGCGTGTCGCTGTGAAGTTCTTTAATCCAATCAGTCTCGTGTGACTCCAAGCTGGTTTGCAAATCTTCCATGCAATGTCTCAAAGAGGTTTGTGATGTCCAATATTTCTGTCTAAAACTCTAATTAGGTATTTAATTGTTGAGAAGTTGCCTACGGTACCTCTTTGTAAGTATTGCTTTATGAACTTCTCAGGTTGTAGCTCTACGCCGAACTCTGTCGTGCATTGTCAGGTGCCAGTGTGAATATATACAGGGTTTGCTTGTGTGGGATTATATATACCTCTCTTTTTGTCAGAAGTTGTAGGGGGAAACAGAAAAGATAAAAAGGCATGTGTCATTCTCCTGGTTGAAACGAAAACCGAGCTGAAACGGTAAAGGCCACACCCCTGACTGTCCTGTTTGGATGGAGCCTTAAAATAGAGGAAAGAATCAGAGAAGAAAAAAGACAACTGTTTGGACGTCAGAGCACCTAATGATGTCTCAAAAAAAGGAAAACGATAAATCTGGAAAGTGCCACATGATCACAAAATCATGATCAAAACTGCATGTTCCAGCTTTTCCCTACTATAATGTTCTTGACTCAGACGTGTGACCTACCTGTCGCTGGGCGTAACCTATAGGATCATGAGTTACAAGTTAAGGGTTGGTAATGAGCATCCTCATCCGAATTTGAAGTGACGTGTTTGCCGTCCTCAAGCAGCCTACGCACACGTTTGGATTCTAGGCCAAGCGAGACGTCACTCTCATTAAATTTGAAAGGTCCTGTCAAACTCACTGAAACCCCCACAAGACAATTTGTCGTATTTTACGCAACCACAGGTAGGTTTTTGCTTTAGAAACACTTCACACAATCTGACAACTGCAAAAACGGTCATGTGCGAATaatgatttttagtttttaaacatATAGATACATAACTAACCTGTTTTCTAACgaaaatgtgtttgtttattaGCTATGTTTCATGGTTAGTCAATAATAAACATTAATCACTGTGAAAAAGCAACCTATAGGCGACATCCGGTGAATgaaaacattcatttttattcagCACAGGAAGGCTTGTTACTGAAGCGGACTTCAGCAAggtctcatttaaaataatgggcAGCGGTTGTGAGTGCAAGGTTCAGACGAGCAGGTCCTGACAGTCATTATAGAGCGCGACAACAGCGACGTGGGCCGGTCGGGTCGGACATGAGTGGAGGGACAAGAATGAAAGCGTCGAAGGAAAGAATCAGGGCGTGAGGCAGACAAAGTCGAGGGATTCGGCGGCGAGAGGCTGAGGAGATGATCTGAAGCGCTTGGTAAACTCTGGCCTCAACTTTGGTTGTAATCCATAGATCTGCAAGTTTTACCGACGATAACCACGGATGTGAGTCATGAGCGCTTTTTTTACAAGTTAGCACTCTCTCTTCTCTCTTTTCCCTCACCTCCTGGTCTTTCATATCCTCATCTAAGCCTCGGGATTTTTCGTGCTCACAAAGCGTGAAAGATGTCAAACTTTACTTAAAGATCATCTGTTGATCTTTTGGAGAGACATTTTAGAGAGGAGATTTTTAAGATAAACTGCTTTGAGATTTAAACATTCTGTCAGACAAGAATTGTCTTAAGCGAGAAAAATTAGGACTTAAATGCACTGCTATCTCAAGCTAAAACTTACTAAACGAATACACAGTACTTTCTTTGAATATACAGTTAAGGCCATAAATATTTGGACAGAGACAATTGTTTTTCTAATTTTGGTTCTGTACATTACcacaataaattttaaataaaacaacgcAGATGCAGTTGAAGTGCAGACTTTCAGCTTTAATTAAGAGGGCTGAACAAAAAGTTTACTATAGCATAAAAATAGGAAGAACTaaagcattttttgtttttaaacacaaTCCCTTTATTAATGGGCTTGAAAATAATTGGACaaattaaataactgaaaatataatGTTAATTTCTAATACTTAGTTAATACTTACATTTCTAATCACCAGATGCTGGGTTTCCTCCTTTTTAATGCTCTGCAGGCATTTACTGCAGCGGCTTTCAGTTGCTGTTTGTTTGTGGGCCTTTCTGTCCGAAGTTTAGTCTTTaacaagtgaaatgcatgctcaattgGGTTAAGATCAGGCGACTGACTTGGCCATTCAAGAATACGCCACTTTTTTGCTTTAATAAAGTCCTGGGTTGCTTTGGCTGTATGTTTTGGGCCATTGTCCATCTGTATTACGAACCTTCTCCCAATCAATTTGACTGCATTTAGCTGGATCTGAGCAGACAGACATGTCTCTGAACACCTCAGAATTCATTCGGCTGCTTCTGTCCTGTGTCACATCATCAATGAACACTAGTGTCCCAGTGCCACTGGCAGCCATGCATTTCCAAGCCATCACACTGCCACCACACTGTTTTACAGATGATGTGGTATACTtcggatcatgagctgttccacgCCTTTACTTTTTTCTTGCCATCATTCTGGTAGAGGTTGATCTTGGTTTCATCTGTCCAAATTCTTGGGGCTTATGAGTGGCTTGCACCTTGCAGTGTACCCTCTGTATTTACTCTCATTCAGTCTTTTCTTTATGGTACTCTTGGATATTGAtacacctacctcctggagagtgttgTTCACTTGGTTGGCTGTTGTGAAGGGGTTTCTCTTTACCATGGAAATGATTCTGCGATCATCCAGCACTGTTGTCTTCCATGGACGTCCGGGTCTTTTTGCGTTGCTTAGTTCACCagtgctttctttctttctcaggatATACCACACTGTAAATTTTGACACTCCTAATATTGTTGCAATTTCTCTGatcgtttttttttctgttttcgcATCTTAAGGATGGCTTCTTTTACCTGCATGGAGAGCTCCTTCATGATGGAGGAGGCCGCATGTTGTTTGTTCACAGCTAAATTTTCCAGATGCAAGCACCACACCTCAAAACAACTCCAGGCCTTTTATCTGCTTCATTGATAATGATATTACAAAGGAATTGCCCACGCAATAGCCTTTTAGTCAATTGTCCAATTACTTTTGGTCCCTTTATAAAGAGGGTGGCACATGTTAATGAGCTGAAACTCCTAAATCCTTCATCCAATTTGAATGTCGATACCCTCAAATGAAAGCTGAGAGTCATAGTTTATACAACTATAACTGGAATGTTTCAGTAAagaactaaaaaaacaaaacttttgtcagtgtccaaatatttaTGGACCTAATTGTATATGTTACCCTGAACCACACAACCAGTCATTGGGtccatatttttaaaattaagatttatacatcatcttaaagctgattaaacaagctttccattgatgtatggttttgttaggataggataatatttggctgagatgcaactatttggaaatctggaacccgaggaagcaaaaaaaaaatctaagtatttgagaaaattgcctttaaaggggtcatatgatgttgctaaaaagagcattattttgtgtatttgttgtaatgcaatgtgtttatgtggTGTGAGGttcaaaaaaacatattattttccacatactgtacattattgttgcttctCTCTGCCCAGCCTTTCTGAAACACTTTTTTTCAAAACTCATCATT from Garra rufa chromosome 21, GarRuf1.0, whole genome shotgun sequence includes:
- the pth2 gene encoding tuberoinfundibular peptide of 39 residues, which gives rise to MVALSLPSRPALLFLILMSVTLMTSAFPQPQLRPLQSHLPAIGQEDSKGEQWEVLYPSISLRDWSIQMLTAPDFGAAKAGTEQLLGDDWLPLSQSQMEEELVKGWSGNWPSRVGHQQKRNIVVADDAAFREKSKLLTAMERQKWLNSYMQKLLVVNSK